The DNA segment GATAAATGTCTCCGGCAGTGTCTTATGAGGTTGGAAAGCAGATATCTTCCCAAAAACATCTATTCATTTTTGATTGGAAATGAGGCATTTAATCTGGAGCCGATTATCTCAGACGGACCACTTACACTTCTCTATCTGATCTTTTCTAATCCGTTAAATCACACTGACACGATGTTCCACCCGAATACGGGATATCTGCCCGGAGAAAAGGTAAAGGAGATCTTTAAGAAAGAAGTCAAAGCCGCCTCCATCTTCTGTTTTGATGGTATCTACAGCAATGAAAAGGTCCTGCTGATCCCTCAGACAGACCATCTGAAAGCAAAGGAAGATATGTACCTGGAGAAGATACTACCCATTCTTGTACAAGAATTCTCTTTTCCGGTCACGATCTATTATATGGAGAGCCGTGCAAAGTCACTGACATATGACATCCGGACTGCAAGAAAATGCTGCACCAGGAATGTCATACCCGGAACAAGTGGATACAATCATAAACTTCTCGAGGATCCGGCACCCGAGGATTTATCCGGAATGATCGAACTGCTCTCACTCCTGATAAGACAGGAAGACTATAAGCTGATTTATTCGAACCTGCTGCGGCTCTTAAAGCGATGGCAAACAGAAAAAAGGCCGATCCTATCCTGTCAGTCAGAGCTTGTATTTATCCTGAACTCTCTGAAACGCAGCTTTCAAGTAAAGAAAATAGCAGGCCTTGACAGCACATTTCTGGTGGAAAACATTCTGTGTTTTTCCTCATCACCAAAGGAACTTGCCTGTGACTTCACCCAGCTGATGGCTGATCTGACATCGGGAAATAAAGGATCGAATGAAAGTACAATAAGCGGAGAAGAGCTTGTGAGGAGAATTGATATGTATTTTCAAAACCATCTGTCAAGCAGCATCACTCTTCAGATGCTTGCAGATGAATTGAACGTGTCCAAAGTTTATCTGTGCCGGGTATTTAAAAAATATAAAAATGTCACCCCGATGGATTACTTCAACCGAATGAAGATTCACCATGCCTGCGAGCTGATCCGGGAATTTCCATCCCTTCAGCTGGCAGAGATATCAGATAAACTAGGTTTCAACGATGTTTATTACTTCAGCAAAGTATTCAAGAGAATCACTGGTATAGCCCCATCTTCTTACCGAAAAGAGAACAGAAACTCAGACTGATAAATTAAGGAGGATTATGTAACATGTATTGCATCAAAATAATGGACAAAGACGGCTGCACACTGGCGCTTGGACGAGGCGAGGAAGAGATCAATCTCGTCTACACAGATGCTTATCACAAAGGGGATCAGATTCTGATCGAAACTTCCGGAAAACCTGTTTTTCTCTGGATCCAACTCGACGACGCCCTGGGACAGTCACTGAATTATCTTAAGGGGAATTATGTATACCATATCCCGTTTGAGGAAATGCGAAACAATCTCTCACCAAAGGCATTCTCAGGAAAAAAGCATCTGATTCGCCTGAAAAAGGCAAAAGAATATGAGCTTGAAACTTACAAAAATCTCGCTTTTAATGTCAACGACTCTCACGAAAATCAATCCTGCTATCCCCATGCATCCGCCAATGTAGAGACACGGGGAGAATCAGTCTTCGCAGCTAAGAATGCAATCGACGGCGTCACTGCAAATTCCTCTCACGGAACATGGCCCTATTCATCCTGGGGAATCAACCGTGACCCGAATGCCGCTCTTACACTGGATTTTGGCAGGGAGGTGGAGATTGACTGCATCACCCTCTATCTGCGTGCTGATTTCCCACACGATAACTGGTGGAAGGCGGCAAAACTCACATTTTCAGACGATTCTGCAATGAATATTGATCTGCAAAAGACAGCCTCCGGACAGGAATTCCACTTTGAGAAAAAGAGAGTCAGCTGGCTGAAACTTTCAGAACTGATTCCATCTGATGAGCCATCCCCTTTCCCGGCACTGACGCAGATTGAAGTATACGGAAAAGACTCGTAATACCTTATGTCCAGCACCGACCGGAGCGAAGATATATCATGGGGGTCAAATTACTTTCGACCCCCACATCATATCACTGAAAGCCATCGGCTTTTCATTCAGTTACTTCGCTTTGCCCTGTGATGCCACGGCTTTCATCTTAGCCTCGATTTCAGCGGCATCTCCGAGATAAAATTTCTTACTCATCTTGCCCTGATCATCGAACTCATACACCAGCGGCACACCGGTTGGGATGTTCACTTTCGTGATTTCTTCCTCGGTCAGTCCCTCAAAATACATCATAAGTGCACGCAGGGAATTACCATGTGCTGCGATGATGACACGTTTTTTCTCATTCATCTTCGGAAGAATCTCCTGTTCATAATAGGGAATCACGCGGGCAATCGTATCTTTCAGGCTCTCTGTAAGTGGAAGATCGGCCTTATCAATTTCGTTATACAACTCCTGTCTTGCAGGATTTCTGTCATCCTCCGGTTTCAGTGCCGGCGGCTGTATATCAAAAGATCTTCTCCAGATTTGAACCTGCTCTTCCCCATATTTCTTTGCCGTCTCTGCCTTATTCAGACCTTGCAGAGCACCGTAATGGCGCTCATTCAACTTCCATGTCTTCACAACCGGCAGGTTCTCACGCCCCATCTCCTTTAATGCCAGCTGCAGAGTATGAATTGCACGCTGCAGGTAAGAAGTATAGGCAATATCAAAATCATAACCCTTTTCTTTTAAAAGTTTTCCGGCGTTTTTCGCCTCTTCAATTCCCTTCGTTGAAAGATCAACATCTGTCCACCCGGTAAATTTATTCTCAAGATTCCATTCACTCTCTCCATGACGGAGCAAAACTAAAGTTTTCATAAACAAATCTCTCCTTTCATTGACACCGGCTGCAAGAATACTGCACAGTCGAGTTTTATAGTCTTAGAATACCACAGATATACAAAAACTTCTATATTAATTGAATTTTCTTCAATTCTTGATTTATCTTATTCTCTGCATGGTATAAATTGATTTATTCATATTAAACGCATATGCAATTGTACACACGATAAAAAAGTGCGGAAGAAACTGAAACCCGAATACTTCTGCTCCGATCAGAACCGGTGCGAAGAAGGTATTGGTGCCGGCTGCAAACACACTGACATAGCCCATAGCCGCCACCAACTCGACCGGCAAGTGGAAGATCCCTGCGAGTACCACACCGAGACTTGATCCGATCGCAAAAAGGGGCGTAACCTCTCCGCCCTGAAAACCAGCGGATAAAGAGACCACCGTCAGGATGAATTTGAGCAGCCAGTCATAACGATAGATCTTTCCTCCTGTAAAGCTGTCTGTAATCAGGTTTGAACCCGTACCGGAGTAGCGTCCCTGATACAGGATTAACATGCAGATACTGATCACGGCACCCATGACTGCGATACGGATCATCGGATTGCTGATCTTATCTGCCACAAGCTTTTTTGTCCATTTCAGACACCATGCAAAAGCAGCCCCCACGATTCCAAAGATCATTCCAAGTACAATCATTTTCCAGAAGACAGAGACGTTGATTGTATGATCCGCACTTAGGGCAAATGCCGTATTCTTAAGTCCCAGTGCTTTGGAAACCTCACAGGCCGTATAAGCTGCCGTGAATGCCGGAATCAGCGCTTCATATTCCAATACACCGGCAGTCATAATCCCCATGGCAAACACAACTGCTGCGATTGGTGTCTGAAACAACCCTGCAAAACCGGCTGCAAGTCCAGTGACCAAAAAGATGTTTGACGCATCTTTAAAGGGAAGACGTCTTCCCACCCAGTGTGAAAACGTTGCACCGATCTGCATTGCAACGCCCTCTCTTCCTGTGCTGGCGCCAAAGAGATTTGACAGCCACGTTCCCAGAATTGAAAAGGGAATCAGCCTTTTTGGTATAATCTCCTCCTCGCCCTGCCCCACTTCAAAGACAAGATTCATTCCCTGACTGCTCTTACCGCCAAATTTCATATAACAGTATGCGATAAACACACCGGCCAGGGCAAGAAACGGGATAAAATACAGCGGATGCTGCTCACGGGTCCGGGACATCAAGAGCAGTCCTCTTCCAAAAAATGTCTCAATCACGCCTACCACTGCACCAATCGGAATTCCGGCAGCACCAAGCAAAAATAATCCGCCGTAAGTTCGAAAAACTCTGTTTACTTTCTCTTTCATAAGTATCCTCCACTTTTAAATATATTTTTACACAAAAGAAGCTGATCACTCCGTGGTCAACACAGAAGTCATCAGCCTACAGGCAATTTTGGATAGTCCATGGGAGAACTTCATTCCCATATCTATTATATAACAATTTGTCAAAAACGCAAGTGGCTTGACTTGCTGATGCGATAAACTCTATTCACATACCTTCGTTCCTGTGCTATGATAGAAAGAAAATCAAATCCATAAAGTAAGGAGTGTCAAATTATGTTAAAAGGAATTCCTCAGATACTATCCCCTGAATTGTTAAAAGTTTTATCCGAAATGGGTCACAGTGACCGTATTGTTCTCGCCGATGGAAATTTTCCCGCTGAGAGTATGGGGAAGAGTGCGGTTGTGATCCGATGTGACGGTCACGGAATCCCGGAACTGTTGGATGCGATCCTTCAGCTGTTTCCTCTGGATACCTATGTAGAACAACCTGTCAGCCTGATGAGTGTCATGCCCGGAGATGATGTAAAAACACCAATCTGGGATGTCTATAAGGGAATTGTAGCGGAGCATGATCCCCGTGGAGAATTGGCTGTGGGAAACATCGAACGCTTTAAGTTCTATGAAGAATCAAAGAAAGCCTACGCAATTATTGCCACTGGTGAACATGCACTTTATGCGAATGTCATGCTGCAAAAAGGTGTTATCGCATAGATTCCATCAAAGTCGGAATCTATGAAGCTTTACTGAACAAGGGAGGACTTAATGAGGTTTGAAATTGAACATTTATCAAAGAGTTTCGAGAAGAAAGAGGTGCTGCGTGATATTAACTTTGTATTTGAAGAGGGTAAGATCTATGGCCTCCTCGGGCGGAATGGCGCCGGCAAGACAACGCTGTTTAACTGCCTGAACAGGGATATCAAGATGGACAGTGGAAACCTTTTCCTTGAATCTTGCGATACACGGCGTGAGGTGGTACCTGAAGATATCGGCTACGTCTTGTCAACCCCTACAGTACCTGAGTTTTTGACGGGCAGGGAATTTCTTAAGTTTTTCCTTGATATCAATGAAACGTCCGTAAAAGACATAAAACCTATC comes from the Blautia liquoris genome and includes:
- a CDS encoding RbsD/FucU family protein, with the translated sequence MLKGIPQILSPELLKVLSEMGHSDRIVLADGNFPAESMGKSAVVIRCDGHGIPELLDAILQLFPLDTYVEQPVSLMSVMPGDDVKTPIWDVYKGIVAEHDPRGELAVGNIERFKFYEESKKAYAIIATGEHALYANVMLQKGVIA
- a CDS encoding chloride channel protein produces the protein MKEKVNRVFRTYGGLFLLGAAGIPIGAVVGVIETFFGRGLLLMSRTREQHPLYFIPFLALAGVFIAYCYMKFGGKSSQGMNLVFEVGQGEEEIIPKRLIPFSILGTWLSNLFGASTGREGVAMQIGATFSHWVGRRLPFKDASNIFLVTGLAAGFAGLFQTPIAAVVFAMGIMTAGVLEYEALIPAFTAAYTACEVSKALGLKNTAFALSADHTINVSVFWKMIVLGMIFGIVGAAFAWCLKWTKKLVADKISNPMIRIAVMGAVISICMLILYQGRYSGTGSNLITDSFTGGKIYRYDWLLKFILTVVSLSAGFQGGEVTPLFAIGSSLGVVLAGIFHLPVELVAAMGYVSVFAAGTNTFFAPVLIGAEVFGFQFLPHFFIVCTIAYAFNMNKSIYTMQRIR
- the gpmA gene encoding 2,3-diphosphoglycerate-dependent phosphoglycerate mutase, with protein sequence MKTLVLLRHGESEWNLENKFTGWTDVDLSTKGIEEAKNAGKLLKEKGYDFDIAYTSYLQRAIHTLQLALKEMGRENLPVVKTWKLNERHYGALQGLNKAETAKKYGEEQVQIWRRSFDIQPPALKPEDDRNPARQELYNEIDKADLPLTESLKDTIARVIPYYEQEILPKMNEKKRVIIAAHGNSLRALMMYFEGLTEEEITKVNIPTGVPLVYEFDDQGKMSKKFYLGDAAEIEAKMKAVASQGKAK
- a CDS encoding response regulator transcription factor, translating into MIKIFLVEDEVFALKTLHRKITDLNQDYEIVGTATDGTEALPKIQATHPAIVITDIRMSDMDGLTLIENMKKMHIDALPVIVSGYQEFEYAKQAMKLGVEDYLLKPVELSELDKCLRQCLMRLESRYLPKNIYSFLIGNEAFNLEPIISDGPLTLLYLIFSNPLNHTDTMFHPNTGYLPGEKVKEIFKKEVKAASIFCFDGIYSNEKVLLIPQTDHLKAKEDMYLEKILPILVQEFSFPVTIYYMESRAKSLTYDIRTARKCCTRNVIPGTSGYNHKLLEDPAPEDLSGMIELLSLLIRQEDYKLIYSNLLRLLKRWQTEKRPILSCQSELVFILNSLKRSFQVKKIAGLDSTFLVENILCFSSSPKELACDFTQLMADLTSGNKGSNESTISGEELVRRIDMYFQNHLSSSITLQMLADELNVSKVYLCRVFKKYKNVTPMDYFNRMKIHHACELIREFPSLQLAEISDKLGFNDVYYFSKVFKRITGIAPSSYRKENRNSD
- a CDS encoding discoidin domain-containing protein; protein product: MYCIKIMDKDGCTLALGRGEEEINLVYTDAYHKGDQILIETSGKPVFLWIQLDDALGQSLNYLKGNYVYHIPFEEMRNNLSPKAFSGKKHLIRLKKAKEYELETYKNLAFNVNDSHENQSCYPHASANVETRGESVFAAKNAIDGVTANSSHGTWPYSSWGINRDPNAALTLDFGREVEIDCITLYLRADFPHDNWWKAAKLTFSDDSAMNIDLQKTASGQEFHFEKKRVSWLKLSELIPSDEPSPFPALTQIEVYGKDS